In one window of Halomarina pelagica DNA:
- a CDS encoding GNAT family N-acetyltransferase translates to MNSLQPTTDEAAIACYESCGFRREGVLRDARRFEDDYRTLVQMSVLEAEWRATSARRSARR, encoded by the coding sequence GTGAACTCGTTACAACCGACGACGGACGAGGCCGCGATCGCGTGCTACGAGTCCTGCGGCTTCAGACGCGAGGGCGTCCTCCGCGACGCGCGACGGTTCGAGGACGACTACCGGACGCTGGTGCAGATGAGCGTCCTGGAGGCGGAGTGGCGAGCGACATCCGCGCGACGCTCAGCGCGTCGGTAG
- a CDS encoding M20 family metallopeptidase, translating to MTDRPRVDPNETIDLLQRLVRIPSPYFEEREIAEFVHGWLDERGLTPAYHRVSEPEITGYEGDNVIARLEGSDPDAPTLLLNAHMDTVLLVDDWEEDPCSGRIEDGKLYGQGACDMKGGLAAVMVAFEALAERDLAGDVLLTAVVDEEGPFGLGTDRLVRDGYADDCDAAIVTEPGPVLAQGEIENPALVLGARGRFLYDVTVKGEAAHGSQPERGVNAVVDAGRVADALTRIDVGSHPKLGEGSVCPLLLDGGSQTLSVPERARLMVDRHVVVGETEADVRTDAEEAVAALDLDSEVEIGFREAPAPDIRYGPYVTEEDHPLVGALRDATRAVAGVDPAIGYFASVGDFNYLGDRAGLPTVILGPDGGNVHAAGEFVYTDDVVEVAEIVVAAATDFLG from the coding sequence ATGACTGACCGCCCCCGCGTCGATCCCAACGAGACGATCGACCTCCTCCAGCGCCTCGTCCGGATCCCGAGCCCCTACTTCGAGGAGCGCGAGATCGCCGAGTTCGTCCACGGGTGGCTCGACGAGCGCGGCCTGACCCCGGCGTACCACCGCGTGAGCGAGCCCGAGATCACCGGCTACGAGGGCGACAACGTGATCGCCCGCCTCGAGGGGAGCGACCCCGACGCCCCCACGCTCCTGCTCAACGCCCACATGGACACGGTCCTGCTGGTCGACGACTGGGAGGAGGACCCCTGTTCGGGGCGGATCGAGGACGGCAAGCTCTACGGACAGGGCGCGTGCGACATGAAGGGCGGTCTCGCGGCGGTCATGGTCGCGTTCGAGGCGCTCGCGGAGCGCGATCTCGCCGGCGACGTGCTCCTCACCGCCGTCGTGGACGAGGAGGGGCCCTTCGGGCTCGGTACGGACCGCCTCGTCCGCGACGGCTACGCCGACGACTGCGACGCGGCGATCGTCACCGAACCCGGCCCGGTCCTCGCCCAGGGGGAGATCGAGAACCCGGCGCTCGTCCTCGGCGCGCGCGGGCGGTTCCTCTACGACGTCACCGTGAAGGGCGAGGCCGCCCACGGATCGCAACCGGAGCGGGGCGTCAACGCCGTCGTGGACGCCGGGCGCGTGGCCGACGCGCTCACCCGGATCGACGTCGGCTCGCACCCGAAACTCGGCGAGGGGTCGGTCTGCCCGCTCCTGCTCGACGGCGGGAGCCAGACGCTCTCGGTCCCCGAGCGCGCCCGCCTCATGGTCGATCGCCACGTCGTCGTCGGGGAGACCGAAGCCGACGTGCGAACCGACGCGGAGGAGGCGGTGGCCGCGCTCGACCTCGACAGCGAGGTGGAGATCGGCTTCCGCGAGGCACCGGCCCCCGACATCCGCTACGGGCCGTACGTCACCGAGGAGGACCACCCGCTCGTGGGTGCGCTCCGCGACGCGACCCGCGCGGTGGCGGGCGTCGACCCCGCGATCGGCTACTTCGCCAGCGTCGGCGACTTCAACTACCTCGGCGACCGCGCGGGCCTCCCGACGGTCATCCTCGGGCCCGACGGCGGGAACGTCCACGCCGCGGGCGAGTTCGTCTACACCGACGACGTGGTCGAGGTGGCGGAGATCGTCGTCGCGGCGGCGACGGACTTCCTGGGGTAA